gcgggttgcacgccgcaacagaaatgaaagtgaatatattggaggagcgggttgcacgccgcaacaaaatttgattgaaagtgaatatattggaggagcgggttgcacgccgcaacagaattgattgaaaagatatattgaggatcggtTTGCACGTCGTAACGgaattaaataaaaatgaatatattgtgggatcgggttgcacgcaataacaaaattaaataaaaatgaatatattgtgggatcgggttgcacgcaacaacataattgaatatgaatatatttgtaggatcggattgcacgctgcaacagaaagtgatttaagtaataattggttatgacttcCGAGTTGGCTtgattattgatatgatttaccggttTAATTTCTATTCACGTTCTcctatattgttgttattattattattgcatacaagTTAGTGTAAATGACATGCCTTAgcatcgtcactactttgtcgaggttaggctcggaatttactgggtacatggggtcggttatactcatactacactctgcactttttgtgcagataccgAAGTTGGTCCCAGTGACGTACAATAGATTTGTTCGAATTCAGCTATCCACGGGagatttgaggtatagctgcacgatgTTCGCAACTctaaagtccccatctactttattttagctgtgtatttatgtcagacaactttattttcattcagacccttatttgtattattctagtagctcgtgcacttgtgacaccagttctgggatgatatttagacatagctattattatggtttactcactttatttcagattttattccagttattagtttctttattattaattaaattaaattgttaaaaaaaggttaaaattattctaacgttggcttgtctagcaagtgaaatgttaggcgccatcacggtcccaaaggttggaatttcggatcgtgacacttGTAAAGTTTGATTTTTCTAGAAATATTTTTGATAATTCTAACTTTTTTTGTATCGTTTGTTAATTGTTAGTCTGCCAAAAACATTCTAGCTAAAAAGCAAATACTGCCTCTTCTCAAAGTTAGTTCTTTTGTTGTAGCTTCTGCcctaaaattttcattttttggtCAATTTCTATGGTGTCAATAATGGTGTTTCCATATCAATTGTTGAGATGATCAACTAATTGCAAGAGAATGATGGCACTAAGAAACTTATAACTGGATTAATTGATGAACTCTATATATGAGTTTTCGTGTAGAAAACTTTAATGTATATTAGAATTAGTGGAAGCCAAACTGAAAACTTCTCTACCttctatttttcataattttatactcattattttttaaattagcTTTATAAATTCTCTACCTTATTGTTTGGCcatttctttttctgttattaAATACATTACATATTTTTAATGCAGCACTTTCCAAACATTATCAGTCATTCCAGTTACACATTAACGTAAAAGAAGATGTATCATACTTAGTAAGTACTTAAAGTGTGAGATCGTCACGACCAAGTcagacaatataataaaataaaaacctTTTTCATgggctaagtacataaaagaatTATTCTATTATGGCTACAAAAAAAATTTCACCCTTATGTTGTTAGTAGTAACTTCTATAGCATTTAAAAAAAGATTGTTGTATAAtattttagaattattattattattattactattattatgtgCTTGGTGCCTTATATTCTCATATATTTAAAAGTTTTGCTTATTTCTTGCTTATGTATTGTAGTTGATATGATGTATGTTGTTCACTtaaatttacttttttttattttctggcCTCAACAAAGAGCCTAAGACAATGATAAATCATGTATTTTTACATCTTTCTTTCTCTCAAGCTGGCACTCTAAAATAGTGTACCAATGACAATTATAACTTAATATTTTAGATGAAAATATGGatcattttctttttgttatttGAAGGTGCTCTCATGTATAATAAGGTatgattaaaatatatattatccaCGTTAACAATATTTCTTAAGAAGGGTAAATACTTCCGGGCAAGCATCATTATCGCAAAACACAATCCTCACATTGCTCAAATACATCAGACAATTGCTCATGGTCTTGATTGCTCAAATCTAtgtttttttgtttaattttttgaTTTTGTACAAAACTTGATTTTCtattagaaaaattataaaattcacatttaacttttttttttttacaaccGCGGTTAAATACAGTAGTTCTTATAATTAATACTGTTAAATGGTTTCTTAATATATCAAGGTTAAacaacatttaaaaaaaaaacagagtAGAGAGGATAAGTTAAAGTTCATTCTTTTTCTTTAAACTAGCGAGTATCAAAATGGAGAGAATATTTATCGTTCGCCCAACGAATATCTAAATTTCTCGGTCATGGAAGAACAGTCTGACCAAGAATCCACAAGACCAAATATTCATAGCTGCAGTAAATGAGATTTGTGGGCATTGTCATGTTTGCTTTAGCTTTCTCTAtttgtactttactcattatcatTTGCATGTACCCTTTTGTACAAAGAGCTTACAGATACCACACGCATTCACTTTCATTCTATTCAAGCCTCATAAAACAGTGCCTCTCGTACAGAAACTCATTTATATCTTTGCAAATACTTCATGGTAAATTGATAAAACTTGGTTTCAACAGGAACACTTTTCTGGGTAATTGTTGCATTGATTTGTATAGCAAACATGGAGCGAAAAGTTATGCTTTAAAAGTCTTTGACGAAATACCAAACAAGAATGTTGTGTCCTGGAACATGTGTGTGAAAGTGTTTATTCAGTCTGGTGATGTGCAGAGGGCAAGCCGGATGTTCGATGAAATGCCTGACAGAGATGTTGTGAGTTGGAATTCAATGATTTCGGGGTATGCTTCATACGGGTTGTTTGAGGTTGCTTTTGGTGTTTTCTTGGAAATGCAAAATTATGGTATTAGGCCTAGTGGATATACTTTCTCGATTCTGATTTCGAATGTGCAGTTTGCTTTTCATGGCAAGGAAATACATGGAAACATGCTAAGGAGTGGTGTTGATTTGTCTAATGTGGTGGTAGGGAATTCACTGATTGATATGTATGGAAATCTTGGGCTAGTGGACTATGGTACTGGTGTCTTTTTGGCCATGGAGGAGGTGGATGTTGTTTCATGGAATTCGTTGATTTCAGTCTGCTGTAAATCAGGGCGTGAAGATACAGCTCTGTCTTATTTTTGTTTGATGAGAGCTTGTAGATATTCACCGGATGAGTTCACTATGTCATCAGTGCTTATTGGCTGTTCTAACTTGCGCAGTTTGGAGAAGGGTAAGCAAATCTTATGTCTTTGCATAAAGATGGGGGTTTTGTGCAACACAATTGTTTCAAGTGCAGCAATTGACTTGTTTTCTAACTGCAACAGAATTGAGGATTCAGTTCGCATATTTGAGGATTCAAATCATTGGGACACAGCTTTGTGCAATTCGATGATTTCGAGCTATGCACTGAACAGTTTAGAAGAAAATGCCTTGCGTGTATTTGTCCTAACTTTGAGGGAGAATATTAGACCTACGGAGTTTACACTCAGCTGCATTCTTAGCTGTGCTACAACCTTCCCTATGGAGCTGGGCATTCAAGCTCATTCTTTGGTCATCAAGTTAGGCTTTGTATCAGATCCCGTTGTTTCCAGTTCAGTTGTAGATATGTATTGTAAATATGGGTTGATTGACTCTGCCTCAAATATTTTCAATGACCTACTGGCAAGAGATTTGATATCGTGGAACACCATGATCTTTGGGTTGGCTATCAATGGTGAACTTACCAAATCACTCAGCCTTTATTATGAACTTCTTGAAGTCGGTGGTCAACCAGATCGAATTACGTTGGCTGCTGTTCTGTTGGCTTGCAGCTATGGTGGATTTATTGATGAAGGTATAGCTATATTTTCTTCAATGGAAGAGGAATATGGAGTTAGACCTGGCATCGAGCACTACACTTGTGTTGTGGGCATGATGACCAGAGCTGGTAAACTTAAAGAAGCCGGGGATATATTACAAAATATGCCTCATGAGCCCAACAGTGAAATATGGGAGTCAATACTTCTTGCTTGTGATATTTATGGAGACTTGAAAGAAACTGAAAAAGTTGCTGGAAAGATAATGGAGATAGCGCCGGAGTCATCTCTACCTTATTTGGTGCTAGCGCAAGTATACGAGTCCAGGGGAAGATGGGAGAGTCTTGTTCGGGTCAGGAAGGTAATGGAAGAGAGAGTTGAAAA
This region of Nicotiana tomentosiformis chromosome 4, ASM39032v3, whole genome shotgun sequence genomic DNA includes:
- the LOC104121589 gene encoding pentatricopeptide repeat-containing protein At1g43980, mitochondrial — its product is MRFVGIVMFALAFSICTLLIIICMYPFVQRAYRYHTHSLSFYSSLIKQCLSYRNSFISLQILHGKLIKLGFNRNTFLGNCCIDLYSKHGAKSYALKVFDEIPNKNVVSWNMCVKVFIQSGDVQRASRMFDEMPDRDVVSWNSMISGYASYGLFEVAFGVFLEMQNYGIRPSGYTFSILISNVQFAFHGKEIHGNMLRSGVDLSNVVVGNSLIDMYGNLGLVDYGTGVFLAMEEVDVVSWNSLISVCCKSGREDTALSYFCLMRACRYSPDEFTMSSVLIGCSNLRSLEKGKQILCLCIKMGVLCNTIVSSAAIDLFSNCNRIEDSVRIFEDSNHWDTALCNSMISSYALNSLEENALRVFVLTLRENIRPTEFTLSCILSCATTFPMELGIQAHSLVIKLGFVSDPVVSSSVVDMYCKYGLIDSASNIFNDLLARDLISWNTMIFGLAINGELTKSLSLYYELLEVGGQPDRITLAAVLLACSYGGFIDEGIAIFSSMEEEYGVRPGIEHYTCVVGMMTRAGKLKEAGDILQNMPHEPNSEIWESILLACDIYGDLKETEKVAGKIMEIAPESSLPYLVLAQVYESRGRWESLVRVRKVMEERVEKKVTSYSWISVHNCLKIFQANQMLSRGSKDIDIYSTLRLLTKDIWYKGYA